The Brevibacillus brevis genome contains a region encoding:
- a CDS encoding GNAT family N-acetyltransferase translates to MNVDVLFNQFPILKSDRFTLKKIEEQHVDEVFEIYSNDNVFAYCGIIPKHNKATVKSMIGHFERDYLKKSRIKWGIFANDNPDHLLGIIEAFDFQQKVNMVTIGYFLSESHWGKGIATEAVNILLHFLFMDVNVNRIQAEVMPPNETSKKVLLKNGFMKEGTLRQATLWSGKGIVDLEIYGMLKEDYEKASG, encoded by the coding sequence ATGAACGTTGACGTACTGTTTAACCAGTTTCCCATTTTAAAATCAGATCGTTTCACCTTGAAGAAAATCGAAGAGCAGCATGTGGACGAAGTATTTGAAATCTACAGTAATGACAACGTATTTGCATACTGCGGAATTATCCCCAAGCATAATAAAGCGACAGTGAAAAGCATGATTGGGCATTTTGAGAGAGACTATTTGAAAAAATCCAGGATCAAATGGGGGATCTTCGCCAATGATAACCCCGATCACTTGCTTGGCATTATCGAAGCTTTCGACTTTCAGCAAAAGGTAAACATGGTGACGATTGGCTACTTCTTGTCCGAATCGCATTGGGGAAAAGGGATTGCGACGGAAGCGGTAAATATCTTGCTCCACTTTTTGTTCATGGATGTCAATGTCAACCGAATACAGGCGGAAGTGATGCCTCCGAATGAGACTTCCAAGAAAGTATTGTTGAAGAATGGCTTCATGAAGGAAGGAACGCTCAGACAAGCAACGCTATGGTCGGGCAAAGGAATCGTGGATCTAGAGATTTACGGAATGCTAAAAGAGGACTACGAAAAAGCAAGTGGGTGA
- a CDS encoding NupC/NupG family nucleoside CNT transporter has product MQYIWGVLGILGILIIAIAFSKNRRAIHPRTVIGAFAIQFIFALVVLKWDFGKKLLEYLASIVQSIIDSTNAGIQFLFGGILGAQNAGFTFALQVLPIIIFFSSLISVLYYLGIMQWATKIIGGFLSRVLKTSETESMSASANIFLGPIEAPLVVKPYIEKMTKSELFAVMTGGLACVSGSVIGGYAMLGVPIEYLLAAAFMGAPGGLLLAKIMMPETEQPHRVEHVEVMKDTESRNVIDAAARGASDGLKVAAGVGALLLAFISLIFLLNSIIGWLGGLVGVQALTLEHILGYLFAPIAFMIGVPWEEALKAGSFIGQKIVLNEFVAYTAFAPEIANLSQKSVVIISFALCGFANLAALAMVIGGLGGFAPSRRSDLAEMGLRAVVAATLANLLSAAIAGMLI; this is encoded by the coding sequence ATGCAATACATTTGGGGAGTTCTCGGCATCCTGGGAATTTTAATCATAGCCATTGCGTTTTCGAAAAATCGCAGAGCGATTCATCCGAGGACGGTCATTGGTGCGTTTGCGATTCAGTTTATTTTTGCTTTAGTCGTACTGAAATGGGATTTTGGGAAAAAGCTTCTGGAGTACTTGGCGTCGATCGTTCAAAGCATCATCGATTCGACGAATGCCGGAATTCAGTTCTTGTTTGGCGGGATACTGGGTGCACAAAATGCAGGCTTTACGTTTGCCCTGCAAGTATTGCCGATCATTATTTTCTTCTCTTCCTTGATTTCGGTCCTGTATTATCTCGGAATCATGCAGTGGGCGACGAAAATTATTGGTGGATTTTTGTCTCGGGTGCTCAAAACGAGCGAAACGGAATCCATGTCAGCCTCTGCAAATATTTTCTTGGGTCCGATTGAGGCGCCACTTGTCGTAAAGCCTTATATTGAGAAAATGACCAAGTCCGAGCTGTTTGCTGTCATGACAGGCGGACTGGCGTGCGTTTCGGGTTCGGTTATCGGTGGGTATGCGATGCTTGGTGTTCCCATTGAGTATTTGCTGGCCGCAGCATTCATGGGAGCGCCAGGTGGTCTGTTGCTTGCGAAAATTATGATGCCGGAAACAGAACAGCCACACAGAGTGGAACATGTGGAAGTCATGAAAGATACGGAGTCTAGAAACGTTATTGATGCGGCTGCTCGCGGAGCTTCGGACGGGCTAAAAGTGGCTGCTGGTGTCGGTGCGCTGTTGCTCGCGTTTATCTCGTTGATTTTCTTGCTGAACTCGATTATTGGCTGGCTTGGCGGGTTAGTGGGAGTACAAGCGTTGACGCTTGAGCACATTTTAGGCTACCTGTTCGCGCCGATTGCTTTTATGATCGGGGTTCCGTGGGAGGAAGCGCTAAAAGCCGGTTCTTTCATCGGGCAAAAGATTGTCCTCAACGAATTTGTCGCGTACACGGCTTTTGCACCTGAGATTGCGAATTTGTCGCAAAAAAGTGTTGTGATCATCAGCTTCGCCCTTTGCGGCTTTGCCAATCTGGCTGCGCTGGCTATGGTTATTGGCGGCTTGGGCGGCTTTGCTCCTTCAAGAAGATCAGACCTTGCGGAGATGGGCTTGCGCGCAGTAGTTGCGGCAACCTTGGCGAATCTGTTGAGTGCAGCGATTGCGGGGATGCTCATTTAG
- a CDS encoding nucleoside hydrolase, translating to MKKNIYFNHDGGVDDLISLFLLLQMDNVNLTGVSVIPADCYLEPAMFASRKIIDRFGNGGLDVAESNSRGKNPFPKDWRMHAFYVDALPLLNEAGEVITPVADKPAHLHMIETLRATEGKTTLLFTGPLTDLARALDIDPTIEEKVERLVWMGGTFREEGNVHEPEHDGTAEWNVFWDPDAAARVWESGMEIDLVALESTNQVPLTLDVRERWAKERKHIGVDFLGQCYAMVPPLVHFSTNSTYYLWDVLTTAFVGNSDLVKVQTVNSIVITEGASQGRTVETADGRPVHVVYDVDRDAFFDYMTELAKKAI from the coding sequence ATGAAGAAAAACATTTACTTTAACCATGATGGCGGCGTTGATGATTTAATTTCTTTATTCTTGCTGCTCCAAATGGACAATGTGAATCTGACGGGGGTATCCGTCATTCCAGCGGATTGCTACTTGGAACCAGCGATGTTTGCCAGCCGGAAAATCATTGATCGTTTCGGTAACGGCGGTTTGGATGTAGCAGAGTCCAATTCCCGCGGGAAAAATCCTTTTCCAAAGGACTGGCGCATGCATGCATTTTATGTAGACGCACTGCCCTTGCTCAATGAAGCAGGAGAAGTGATTACGCCAGTAGCAGACAAACCTGCTCATCTTCACATGATTGAAACGCTGCGTGCAACGGAAGGAAAAACAACCTTGCTGTTTACCGGTCCTTTGACTGACCTTGCGCGTGCATTGGATATCGATCCGACCATCGAAGAAAAAGTAGAGCGCCTAGTGTGGATGGGCGGAACATTCCGCGAAGAAGGAAACGTGCATGAGCCTGAGCACGATGGAACCGCAGAGTGGAATGTATTCTGGGACCCGGATGCGGCTGCTCGCGTATGGGAAAGCGGAATGGAGATTGATTTGGTCGCACTGGAGAGCACGAACCAGGTCCCACTGACACTGGATGTTCGTGAGCGCTGGGCAAAAGAGCGCAAGCATATCGGTGTCGATTTCTTGGGTCAATGCTATGCAATGGTGCCGCCGCTCGTACACTTCTCGACCAACTCGACTTACTACCTGTGGGATGTATTAACCACAGCATTTGTTGGCAATAGTGATCTTGTAAAGGTGCAAACGGTTAACAGCATCGTCATTACAGAAGGGGCAAGCCAAGGCCGAACCGTTGAGACGGCTGACGGACGCCCGGTACATGTGGTTTATGACGTAGATCGTGATGCATTCTTTGATTACATGACAGAATTAGCGAAAAAAGCGATCTAG
- the trpB gene encoding tryptophan synthase subunit beta: MSLTEQTKKGYFGEFGGSFVPPQLQEVLDYLAEQFERYKDDEEFIEEYKYYLKEYIGRENPLTFARHLTEKLGGAKIYLKREDLNHTGAHKINNVIGQILLAKRMGAHRIIAETGAGQHGVATATVCAMFGMECVIYMGAEDTKRQALNVFRMELLGAKVVAVSKGQGRLKDAVDEALNDLVQNYQNTFYLLGSAVGPHPFPTMVKYFQSIISEESKRQILEKEGRLPDAVIAAVGGGSNAIGAFAHYIEEPSVRLIGVEPDQAPTLTKGVPAVIHGFKCLVLLDENGEPQKTYSIAAGLDYPGIGPEHSQLKVSGRAEYYTVTNEEVLAAYQELSRTEGIIPALESAHAIAYALQLAPTLSPEQILIVNLSGRGDKDVEQVFHLLNK, encoded by the coding sequence ATGTCGTTGACAGAACAGACTAAAAAGGGATATTTCGGGGAGTTCGGAGGAAGCTTTGTCCCTCCACAATTGCAGGAAGTGTTGGACTATTTGGCTGAACAATTCGAAAGATATAAAGATGATGAGGAATTCATCGAAGAGTACAAGTATTATCTGAAAGAATATATAGGTCGGGAAAATCCGTTGACGTTTGCTCGTCATTTAACGGAAAAACTCGGCGGTGCCAAAATTTATCTAAAGCGGGAAGACTTAAACCATACCGGTGCCCACAAGATCAATAATGTCATCGGTCAAATCCTTCTGGCAAAGCGAATGGGTGCACATCGTATAATTGCCGAGACGGGTGCAGGACAGCATGGAGTTGCTACCGCGACTGTTTGCGCGATGTTTGGCATGGAATGCGTGATCTATATGGGAGCGGAGGATACGAAAAGGCAAGCCCTGAATGTGTTTCGAATGGAGCTTTTAGGCGCAAAAGTGGTAGCGGTGTCCAAAGGACAAGGAAGATTGAAGGATGCGGTTGATGAAGCGCTGAATGATTTGGTTCAAAACTATCAAAACACGTTCTATCTATTGGGATCTGCGGTTGGGCCGCATCCTTTCCCTACGATGGTAAAGTATTTCCAATCGATTATCAGTGAAGAATCCAAGCGACAAATCTTGGAGAAAGAAGGGCGTTTGCCGGATGCGGTCATCGCTGCTGTTGGCGGCGGCAGTAACGCGATTGGGGCTTTTGCCCATTATATAGAGGAACCATCCGTACGTCTGATTGGTGTTGAGCCTGATCAGGCACCTACCTTGACCAAAGGAGTTCCAGCCGTCATCCATGGTTTTAAATGCCTCGTATTGCTGGATGAAAATGGGGAACCGCAAAAAACGTATTCGATTGCTGCGGGGTTGGACTATCCTGGTATTGGTCCAGAGCACAGCCAGCTAAAAGTAAGTGGACGAGCGGAATACTACACGGTGACGAATGAAGAAGTGTTGGCTGCTTATCAAGAATTATCGAGAACAGAAGGAATCATTCCTGCCTTGGAAAGCGCACATGCCATTGCGTATGCCTTGCAGTTGGCTCCCACTCTTTCACCGGAGCAGATCCTGATTGTTAATCTTTCAGGACGAGGTGACAAAGACGTAGAGCAAGTTTTCCATCTGTTAAACAAATAA
- a CDS encoding esterase-like activity of phytase family protein: MMKVRFQKKGFLIATIAALTLIGTQGAGAAQNVTGAPVVTEIHEWKNPPALAEGIKEGGFSGLVHLPNDPPSIFYTLADRGPNGQYGKDELRTFPDQNYTPRLYKIKVENGNIHVLETIKLRLPQGKINAFTKTNDISGLPNLAGPDEVPYDVTGTKKISYDPDGLDLEGIAYNPVDDTFWLSDEYRPSIIQVKRDGTILGRYVPKGTKEALVAAGAKMEIFDTLPAVYSKRIANRGFEGITVSPDGKFLYTSIQSPMALPDKKTGESSRNLRILKMDLATKKVVGEYMYIAENAKDFVKVKQKDVVISDLAALSQDVLLIDERDKNAGADVQLKRIYKADFSKATNLLGTSTSEHDFEKLTVAQVKEQGIVPVSKELLVDVAKLNYPHEKLEGLAIVDKNTIAIVNDNDFGVDGYDEKGKIKINSNPTQMYVIKVGKDLK, translated from the coding sequence ATGATGAAGGTTCGCTTTCAAAAGAAAGGCTTTCTGATCGCAACAATTGCGGCTCTAACATTGATCGGTACACAAGGAGCAGGTGCAGCACAAAATGTAACGGGAGCACCCGTTGTAACCGAAATTCATGAGTGGAAAAATCCTCCTGCGCTCGCTGAAGGTATTAAAGAAGGCGGCTTCTCTGGTCTGGTGCATCTTCCTAACGACCCTCCTTCTATCTTTTATACATTGGCTGACCGTGGACCCAATGGGCAATACGGCAAGGACGAGCTACGTACGTTCCCTGACCAAAACTACACACCACGCTTGTACAAAATCAAAGTGGAGAATGGAAACATTCACGTTTTGGAAACCATCAAACTGCGTTTGCCACAGGGCAAGATCAACGCTTTTACGAAAACGAACGATATCAGCGGATTGCCGAATCTCGCTGGCCCTGATGAAGTTCCCTACGATGTAACGGGAACAAAAAAGATTAGTTACGATCCAGACGGTTTGGATTTGGAAGGCATCGCTTACAATCCAGTCGACGATACTTTTTGGTTGTCCGACGAATACCGCCCATCCATCATCCAAGTAAAACGTGACGGCACAATCCTGGGCCGCTATGTGCCAAAGGGCACCAAAGAAGCCTTGGTTGCCGCGGGCGCAAAGATGGAGATTTTTGATACTTTGCCAGCCGTCTATTCCAAACGCATTGCAAACCGTGGCTTTGAAGGTATCACCGTCTCGCCAGACGGCAAGTTCTTGTACACTTCCATTCAAAGTCCGATGGCACTCCCTGATAAAAAGACAGGCGAATCTTCCCGTAATTTGCGCATTTTAAAGATGGATCTCGCCACCAAAAAAGTCGTAGGCGAGTACATGTACATCGCAGAGAACGCAAAAGATTTCGTGAAAGTGAAACAGAAAGACGTCGTTATCAGTGACTTGGCCGCACTCAGCCAGGATGTTTTACTGATTGACGAGCGAGACAAAAATGCCGGGGCAGACGTACAGCTTAAGCGTATTTACAAAGCAGATTTTTCGAAAGCAACCAATTTACTCGGTACGTCAACAAGTGAGCATGACTTCGAAAAACTCACCGTTGCCCAAGTGAAAGAGCAAGGAATCGTGCCTGTTTCCAAGGAATTGCTGGTGGATGTAGCCAAGCTGAATTATCCGCATGAAAAGCTGGAAGGCTTGGCGATTGTGGATAAAAACACGATTGCCATTGTGAATGACAATGATTTCGGCGTAGATGGCTATGACGAGAAGGGTAAGATTAAAATCAACAGCAATCCAACGCAGATGTATGTGATTAAAGTAGGTAAGGATTTGAAATAA
- a CDS encoding SMI1/KNR4 family protein — protein sequence MTIPKQVTFECCTEKIDIQDIEEVEFAIGVRFPKDFVECMLENNAGAPVPCRFDYGRVEGKVFNSFFSLSRKVGSYRILLAYEQTKDSLPDGVIPIGYDAGGGSICFDYVNGKHAEPIVVFADHEYLVSERDLDEQELEEKSLEEWQREAITPIASTFTEFLSKLY from the coding sequence ATGACAATTCCAAAGCAGGTAACATTTGAATGCTGCACAGAAAAAATAGACATTCAAGATATCGAAGAAGTTGAATTTGCAATAGGAGTACGCTTTCCGAAAGATTTCGTAGAGTGTATGCTTGAGAATAATGCAGGAGCTCCAGTTCCATGCCGATTTGATTACGGACGAGTAGAAGGAAAAGTGTTTAATTCATTCTTTAGCCTTAGTAGAAAGGTGGGGAGTTACCGTATATTGCTAGCATATGAGCAAACAAAGGACTCTTTGCCTGATGGAGTGATTCCTATCGGATACGATGCAGGAGGTGGTTCTATCTGCTTTGATTATGTCAATGGGAAGCATGCTGAACCAATTGTTGTTTTTGCTGACCACGAATATTTGGTTTCGGAAAGAGACCTGGACGAGCAAGAACTAGAAGAAAAATCCCTAGAAGAATGGCAAAGAGAAGCCATCACCCCAATCGCTTCAACATTTACTGAATTTTTATCGAAGTTGTATTAA
- a CDS encoding HEAT repeat domain-containing protein: MNKPVIKNELPLNFEELKKAANRTSNWRERLEAVEELGQWKHEQTIQLLTRMMENDTVYKVQETAFQKLKAFGEGVRLPVQKKGDLIKGATKALVRIKKSLPKGHTFEEFKEKLQKMRSDIYDTYEGEKGADFDQWLENTWESL; encoded by the coding sequence TTGAATAAACCTGTAATCAAAAACGAGCTTCCTCTAAACTTTGAGGAATTAAAGAAAGCAGCCAATCGAACATCGAATTGGAGAGAGCGCTTAGAGGCTGTTGAAGAATTAGGGCAGTGGAAGCATGAGCAAACGATTCAATTACTGACGCGAATGATGGAAAACGATACGGTGTACAAAGTGCAAGAGACTGCTTTTCAAAAACTGAAAGCATTTGGGGAAGGTGTTCGATTACCTGTTCAGAAAAAAGGCGACTTGATCAAAGGAGCAACGAAAGCCCTGGTAAGAATTAAGAAAAGCTTGCCAAAAGGTCATACGTTCGAGGAATTCAAAGAGAAACTGCAAAAAATGAGAAGCGATATCTATGATACGTACGAGGGAGAAAAAGGTGCTGATTTTGATCAGTGGCTGGAAAACACCTGGGAGTCGTTATAG
- a CDS encoding macrolide family glycosyltransferase — protein sequence MARVLYVTIPAEGHVNPTLGLVKQLVGNGEEVVYMCSEEYRDRLAQTGAQFRAYQLDEQVFRDLGFNPTEFKHPLHFTDFMLRGIIEPRIPEILRQIQNESFDYLIFDSLFGWGGAILGEKLGIPTICSVTNLAFAEPLSKIVEVFDASDAVDVDALYERVTQTAQSIARVCNVAVPAIEDITRQYGDMKIVFTSREFQPDADKLDDSYIFTGPSITSRPDAPSFPFEKLRSPHDKVVYISMGSILTKDVELYKLCFEAFQDIPAQFVLSCGKDTELESLGDNIPPNFIVEPYVPQLEVLQQADAFITHAGMNSTSEALYFHVPLVMIPLSSDQPIVAKRVEELGAGIMLDRGQLTPTALKDALLKVLNESTYKERAIQVGDSLRNAGGYQEAARRIMSLYSVLN from the coding sequence GTGGCACGCGTACTGTATGTTACGATTCCAGCAGAAGGTCACGTCAATCCTACATTGGGATTGGTGAAGCAGCTAGTCGGCAACGGAGAAGAAGTCGTCTATATGTGCTCAGAAGAATATCGGGATAGGCTTGCCCAGACTGGGGCACAATTCCGCGCTTATCAATTGGATGAACAAGTCTTTCGCGACCTAGGCTTTAACCCAACAGAATTCAAACACCCTCTTCATTTCACTGATTTTATGCTCCGAGGCATTATTGAACCCCGCATTCCCGAGATTCTCCGGCAGATACAAAACGAATCATTTGATTACCTGATTTTTGACTCCTTGTTTGGGTGGGGAGGGGCGATTTTAGGGGAGAAGTTAGGAATCCCGACGATCTGCTCCGTAACCAACCTGGCATTTGCTGAACCACTCAGCAAGATTGTCGAAGTGTTTGATGCAAGCGATGCTGTAGATGTGGATGCACTTTATGAACGAGTGACGCAGACTGCACAGAGCATCGCTCGTGTATGCAACGTAGCCGTACCTGCCATTGAAGATATTACCCGCCAGTATGGGGACATGAAGATTGTCTTTACCAGTCGTGAATTCCAGCCAGATGCTGACAAGCTGGACGATAGTTATATATTTACAGGACCTTCGATTACATCGCGTCCTGATGCTCCTTCTTTTCCGTTTGAAAAGCTCCGCTCGCCACACGATAAGGTCGTATACATTTCCATGGGCAGTATTTTGACCAAAGATGTGGAGCTTTACAAACTGTGTTTTGAGGCCTTTCAAGATATCCCGGCTCAATTTGTACTGTCTTGCGGAAAAGACACGGAGCTGGAGTCGCTGGGTGATAATATTCCGCCAAACTTCATTGTTGAGCCGTACGTTCCGCAACTGGAAGTGCTCCAGCAAGCCGATGCTTTTATTACACATGCGGGCATGAACAGTACAAGTGAGGCTCTCTATTTTCATGTGCCCCTCGTCATGATTCCATTAAGCTCCGATCAGCCGATTGTGGCGAAGCGGGTGGAGGAGTTAGGAGCGGGTATTATGTTAGATAGAGGGCAGCTTACACCGACAGCTTTGAAGGATGCTTTGCTGAAAGTGTTGAACGAATCCACCTATAAAGAGCGTGCGATACAGGTAGGGGACTCCTTGCGTAACGCTGGCGGATACCAAGAAGCAGCAAGACGTATCATGTCTTTGTATTCCGTGCTGAATTAA